ATTagctaaaacagaaaaaaaaacatacattagaTAAAGATGTAATCAAAAGAGAACTGATGACAGACTAACAGTGTGTCTTCTTCTGCCCTCCCTCCCTGGATCAGATGGCGGGGTACCCCGGCCCTCACACCCTCCCCTCTGTGCCCAGCGCCCTGTACCCCCCACAGGCCACGATGGTGGACACACAccacgcgcacacacaccccCGCCACCATGTCCACACACACTCGCACGCACAGCACCTTCCCCATCCACATGGGCACGACATGGCACTATGGGGCTCTGCGATGGAGGTAAGAGACCAATTTTTATGccgataaacacacacacacacacacacacacacacacacacaagtaatTCATGACAgaagtgaaacacacacagaattatGCTGTTTGCTATGAACACAGCAGGTTACCCCACCAGCTCGCATCCAttcacaaaataataaaaagctgtcttttgtgatttatttaattttcaagaGTTAACAGTCTTAAAATCTTGAATATTTTTACTTTGTGGAAATTTGTTTGTTGGGGCTATTTGACAAAGTCTGCCTACCAGTGAGAATTTCATTTCTTGCCTGTCAGCTTTATGATGATCAGTCAGTCACTCTGTGAGGAAGTattgtgaataaaaaaacaccacctGCATAAAGAGTCCAGTCCACAAATTTACATAATAATgtatatattacaaaaaaatcGATGGCTCATTTGACACATTATTTTTAGTGTGCGTGTCCATCATCTCAGTTCAGCCTCTCATCAGTCTGgtgtatgtgtctgtctgtcctccgcatatttgtgtgcgtgtgtgtgtgtgcatgtttctgttcATCTGTGACTGTGCGTGTGTCCCCACGTTGGTGTGCATgtcatgttgctgtgtttgtcttttgttgcatgcttgtgtttgtgtgtgtgtaggacagGGCAGTAGACATGCAGCAGTGTGTAGGCCCTCAGTGCCTGTTAATGGAGGAACAGCTGATGATACAACAACAGCAGATGGAGGAGGACCAGAGGTGGCTGGAGCAGGAGGAAAGGCTGCTGGtaacacacacagtgcacacagtGGATAAAGACACAGACATAGTTAATACACAATACTCAGGACATAATGGTACATTTAAGATTTAAGACAAATCAAATCTATTTCTATTTCAGAGACGAGTAAAAAAAGGTTTGCTGACATAATTCTGCAAGTTGATTATAAGACCATTTGGATTTTTTAATGCTACCTGTTTCATCCTAAACATTATAAAACAAagtgtatatatacagtatatctgcATGACCAGGAAAATGCCACTGCAGAAAAGTAGAAGACAgagaaacagcaacatttttaaGAGTCCCATTTTCGTGTGATGTTGTCGTGCATGGTACAGTGTGTTATCGTTACCTGGGATGTAAAGCTTTCTTGCTAAGTTGCCATTTTTGACTTGTCAGTTGTGTTGttgcagtatttttattttagttccacagtgcatgtttgtttttgtaaatttgtTAATGGACTCTTTCAAATTCATCACACCCCCCTCAAGGACAAACACTTATCAGaaaattgaataaataataacaataaaaataaaaaaaaaacatagacaTAGAAATCCCTTCAGCCATTCTTAAGATTAGGATTACGATTGCAGCAGTTATGATATTCCCCCTCAGTTGCAGAGTGTTCAAACACTCACTGAAAACACTTTTAGGGAAGCACTTTATATTTGGAACAGTGGTTGAAGCCTGGTGAAATATACGAGAGCATGACACCTTACTCTTTAAAGGGAGACTGTCATGGTGACCCTGCTTTGACCTTCAAAGATGAGTGAAAGCAAAAGAAGGATTTTTTGGGATCAGCTAAGAACCAAGTTATTTTCAAAGTTAATAaattagggtgctttcacacctgccctgtttggtttggttcagtcaaactcaagttcgtttggacaggtgtgaacacagcaatcgcactcaggtgtgcaccataACGACCGGACCGAGACTTTCttaaagaggtggtctcggttcagttacaaacaaactctggtgtggttcatttgtggtgagaacgtgttctgacctctatctgaaccaactgcagtcacatgacacattgttggtgttaaacatgagcatgttacagtcctggagggttattaatgtgcgcctcctcctgtactgccttaatatgcacattcagcacatccaatgcatcaaaacattgtttcctagttggagccgtgcctcgttttcaaactgtatggtttgactaaaatgaacaatgcaagcaatatagtccacgatgaccaacATCAACCCatgtagttgtccctccattgtgacattagaaagtgtcagaTCTCACTTCATCCCACCTACAGAAAATCATTTCCATCTCTCCTGCTCTAGTGGAGTGCCAACTGGCGCTAAGTATCCAGCAGTAAATTCAGTATGACTGACCTACTGTTCTAGTgaaaccctcacacacacaaacataaatgaACGCAGTGTTTGTTGCTGTCAAGTGTGAAAGATGTTACATCTTAAGAAGAGACCCTCTGACATAGAGacagggaggaagggagggagggagggaggggaggaggaacaTTTCATGTAGGATGCATATTTCTGTGAACACTGATTGAAGGAGCTGTCTGGGGTTTTGCTCAAGAATTTTATTATGTNAGAGTTTGTAGGCAGGTGTGGCCTGTGTGAATTCCAGGCTAATGATAGGCTTAGACAATCTGACAGCCCAGTCAACAGTCTGTCTTTGACCCACAACCGCTAACTGACAACACACAAGATTACTGAAAAGCTGGGGAGGcatatatttatgtgtgtgtgtgtgtgtgtgtgtgtgtgtgtgtgttggaggctGGCTGGTTTTTATAACGCTGTCACTTCAGGGAGGGGCgagaaagggaggagagaggaagaatgGTTTGGGAAAGAAGGGTAGACatgctcacacactgatggctcATTGGCAGCACgctccatccctcctcctcctcctcctcctcctcctctcctaccCTCTCTCCATGCGTCAGAGTCAGATATAAGTGTGCTGGAGGCAGGAAGCTGGAGTTAAATCTAAATTCTTGCCTTGATGAAACTGCTGGCACAGACGAGGATACAGAACAGACGGACAGGAAAACACTCAgtcagagaggcagacagataCAATAAGATCAGAAAGCGATAGCAGCTCAGACACAACAAAACCTCAGACAACTCGTCACAACCGATTCATCAGACAACTTTGATGAACTCATTGGCAATGCTGGTCTTCAAGTCCTGTCTTGGAAAACTGGTAGGCAccgacgtgtgtgtgtgtgtatgtgtgtgtttgagagaggtgtttggttttattttggctttGTTTGTGGGTACTCTGGGGCTGCAGGGGAATTTTGGAGTTAAATGTTGATGCTGAAAAGTTGTAATTAAATTGGAaaaagtttgtttgtgtgtaagaAGACAAGTCCGGCACTTGTAGATCCTGCAGCTTTGTACAGTATGTTCCTGTTTTCATTTGAAGACTCCTGCAGGGAGGCTGTTTGGATCCATATGttaatgagttttttttatgtcagcTTCACTGCAGCGATTCACTCAATCATTTTCTCATTCACGTACTTACTGTAAGATTTAAGATTAACTTTGCATCTGGAGAGTTGGAGTCACTTTCACCTCGGACAAATAACTATCACTCATTTACTAATTCAAGGGTGCACAGTCTTGTATTCCTGCAGTAAAATGGCTGTATGTGGCAGTATGGTAAAAGATGTTTATTTAAATCCAAAAGTCCTAAGCAAATCTGTAAATCAAGTGGTTTAAGTGACTGAGTTTGCACCATTTAATGCACCAGTTTTACAACAGcatgtgatatgtgatgatgaCATGCCATGAAAGGGTGTTTGTCTCAGAGAGTATCCCaggaatcaaaacaaaaacaaacaacttacTGTTCATCGGAAAAACACTTTGTATAACTGTGAATACGGAACTTTTAATTTATCTCGGTTAATCTCTAATCGACAGCAAATTGAAGTGAAACCAGCCTtgaccttaaagggacagtgaggattttttgaagtggggttgtgtgtGTACTTATCCATAttcagtatattacatacagtagatgtcagctgGCACACCTCAAGTTTGGTGATGAGGCAGGAATACTTACACTGAagcaaagcaatgtactgctgtagacgaaaagcagcaaaatgtattttagcctcCTCGAAAAATTCTGAGTTGTACACTGCTTTGCgtttccatcagacagcccattCTGATGGGAAAGCCTTTAACAGCTTCATTTCCCCGTTGTGCTCTAATTGAAGTCaacagactccattgacaaaaacagtaattttacctggCTGAATGTGGGAGCTGTGCAGGTCTACTGCTGCcctgatcagttagttagtttgtgttattgtgtgactgaaTCAACCCTCTGAAACACCAAAgttaactgatggaggcagtggtagaccagcagctcctatgtttctcagtggagtctggctttgaagagagcaatataatGACTTTAGTCCCCTGTCAGAAATCGCTGTCTGATGGCGAagtaaatatagtgtacactgaaactgatgttgatttattaccctcatccacagcagtacattacttagcttccatgtcagtaCCCCTGACTGCACCttcaaactgggggcatgccaaTCTACTGTTCGTAATACACTACAGATTACAGATACTACTACAGATAAATACCTTACACAACCCTACTTCAAAAGATCCGAACTATACTTTTAAAACCTGTTGCTGTATGGAGATGTaaattttatgtttgtgtgtgtgtgtttagaaacCAGACTCTAGAAGTTCCAGAGGGAGTCTGGACAGAGAGGACGGTGGACTCCAAGCACCGGTACGTTACTTTCTACAGCTGGTTTCTATCTCCATCCATCTCACTGTTAGTTGGTGTTATTTGTATTTCTCCTAAATGAACTGCACTTCACATCACCGCTTTCTAATTTTCACTCTCAAAATCATGACCACTGCGACCACAATAAGAAGGAAGTTGTTTTTCTgaactgtttgtatgtttaagaggaggaggatgtctGATAAAGACAAATGTTGACGGAAGGTCACATTCTGGCCGGACTCGCTGCAATTGGTTgcagcatgtgtttgttttgattagAGCTGAAGGGATTGATCCAGGGACAGGAAGTGACCTGTCAGGGGCGGGGTCAGCAATGAGGGGTCAATGAATTCCCACAACATGGGCCGGTTATTAATAGAGCACTGCTTCAAGAAAACAAGTAGTCATTTCATAGAAAGTCATgagcctgcagctgcagcctcaAGTATGTGTGTCTTTTTAGAAGGGCTTTGTTTTCAGCATGTTAGCCAGCGCCCTCCTAAGGTTATTGCTTTAACATATTAGATAATGGGCCCGAAAAGTGACATGTAGAGCTTAGAAAATTAGATAAGTAATCATTTACAAGATAAGTCAATtggcaaaagcaaaaaagatgTTTCTAAAGTGTGAGAAGTTTCTGCTTTCTGTGTCTTGAAGCTTCACTTAGGGTTCTGGAAAATTGTACTATCCTCTGACATTTTAGAGACACAGACAGTTGTTTAATCAGGAACTTAATCATCAAATTAATCAATAACGAAAATAaccatcagctgcagctgtagtCCAATAATCATATACAAACCTGCTACAGTATCAGTGTTTGTGAAATAAGACATAGTTTCTTTGCTGCCATATTTGTGTTTACTTCaaggtacagtgtgtaggatttagagggatctATTGACAGGAatggtatgtaatattcataaccAATTTTTTATCAGCGTATAACCACCTGAAACTGAAAGTCATTGTGCTTGTGCTAGCTTAGAACgaaccatttatatctacattagaagcaggtcctcttccactgagtccgccatgttgtttctacagtagcccagaacagacaaaccaaacactggctctacagaGGTCCTTTTGTATTTTCTAACATTACCAGACAGCCACCGTAGGTTCTCCTTCAGGCTTGGAAATGCAGGTGATAAATTGATTACACTCAATGTATCATGGCTTGTTCCACGTGGGATGTATACAAATACTATATTGTGAACATCAAGTCTGAACTGTGACATCAGTCTTTTAAACCACCAGCATGAGACTGCCTTTGGCTCACTTAGACTTGGACTCACAACCGTGACTCAGCAAATACACGCCATCCAGACCACTCTCACCTGGGCAATAGTGTGAGCAGGCGAggcatgtgtttttgtgtctgtagagCTCCAGACTGTGACtatttagttgcattttgcgaccatggagcaccagtgtgacttgcaaatattattagTTTATGAAccggagagctgttagtttgtttctggCTCACAGTGAATCAGTCCTACATGTAACGGCGCCGCTGTAACAATTTAACTTCCAACTAACTGCTGACACCTGACTGTTGACTggcagcttcaagttcacagtgaaaacatcaacactgcCAGCCTGAGATGAGCCAGatacttcagaataaaagcgccatttatttatatctttataACACTTTTGTGTTTAACGTTATTataacttaatttaatttattataataatttttagggctgacccaaaaaatttgaagcttcgaagcttcattcgatggcacgggattcgattgtgaaaaaaaaaaattcgaagcttaggcgttttttggggggaggccttaaacgcaacactaacccAACGAGCGCACTCAGAGCTCTGTGGTGTAACATGATTTGCAGCAACAGATGAACGTTTTCTCTCAGCAAAACATAATGGTGGTTATAAGCTGTTTAAACCTTCATCATATGTTAACACAGGTGGTATTGAAAGGTAACTTCAGCACCTTTTTCTCTcctgtaatgtgtttgtttttgtagacTAAAAACTGGagtcttgtgtgtttttctcaaaGTCTTTCTGTGATTATATTTCACATCCTGAAACTAAACTATGTTGTTGATCGGAATTTGGAGTAACTTTATCCCATCGTTGGAATCTAGAGAGCAGAACACAGAGTTGTACATTGATGTGTGTTGTGTTCTTGATGCCAGCAGGAGTTGTTGTAGCAGTCTGAAGCTGCCATGGGTCAGatatttctgtctctgtaaTTCATCTCTCTGCCTGTACTCCTCCTCCCATTGAATGGCTGTGGTTTGTGGTGGGAAAATctcccttgtgtgtgtgtgtgtgcatgtgtgtgtgtgttagtgtaaaATGCTGTAGTAGAGTATTTCGGGGTGTTGGCGGTTGTCAGACCTCAACACTCTGATGGGTTTCGAAGCCCTCtgtactgtttttctcacacagaaaaaaacaacagagattCAGTAATAATTCaacaaagtaaatatataaCATGTGTGGCACCACTACAGAGTTTGTGGCATGAGTTTATGCTCACAACCATCAAATCATAAAGACATGCTGCAGGGCTTTATCTGGTTTTGAAAGGGAAGCACTAACAAAggaagtgtttcttttttttttttgttatcccTGTGCAGCCAGACAGAATATTTTTGTTAACATAAGTAACAGAGTGCTAGACCACACACCACTGGAAACAGAAACAGCTCCACGACCGGAGACGAGTGTGTGTTTTACAAGAACAAATTGAGACGCCATGTCGTGTGACAAGTAAATTAAATTGGAttcccaacattttttctggtggttCTTGCCTGTGAAACTCTAATTTCCTATGAAGCTTCTGATTATGTGTGACTGAGAATTTGCTAAcccttgttttgttgttgtgtttgtttgtttgtgcagaCAGGAAACCAGCACATATACCAGCCCGTTGGCAAACCAGGTAATAGACAGGCCTGTAACGGTCTGTAATCACACAACCTCTATTGTTCAGGGTGTCTGCAAgcccttaaaatgtcttaaaatgttgtaaTGTTATAAATGCTAGGCCttaaaagacattaaataatCCAACATTTGAATGaattaattgccacaaacattttatcttattaCATTTATCTAtcgttttatttctttttgtcaaaatgagtcaagcttggcaaaatgtagattaacctaactcactctaataagcATATTCCTTCCATAAACCTACTTCTGCATTGAACCACATATATTTTTCAATTTACCTGCAATGCTAGcataagaaaaagatgattgGTCCAAAAATCTgacttaaatttggttaaaaatgaccttaaaaaggtctttaaaagcattaaatgtaaGAGTCTGATAACTGTAGAGAACCCTTACTGTCTCTTAATCTCCCAAAGTATGCAGTTAACCCATTTACCCTCACACTGCTCTGTTTAGCTCCAGCTCACCCTCTGTATACAGATTCAGTGTCTCCCTCCTCCAGCAGATAGagtgtcagtctgtgtgtgtcactgtgcgcTTACAGAGTTTACAGTCTGTTGCCACAGTATGACAGATCCGATTGTGAACTCCGCAGCGTGTTGGCCTGCCAGCGAACAAACCAACCTCTGTTTATATGGACTCAGACAGCATATCAGGTTCAATATGTTGTGTGCTCAGAGTGTGAATATGCCCAACGTGCAGGCGGCCTAACGCAgagacaacagaaaaacattcagCTTTTACAGTGAGGAGATTTTGAAGGACAGTTTGGTTTTTATAATATGATTAGTTGCAGCGTTTTTCAGTGACGTTAAAACCATTTTGCTcctgttttcatcatatttcaaatttttattgtgaaacattgtTTTCAAAGATAACAAAACAGGGTATTGCCATGCTTCTTTATTATGTACAGGCATAATGTCAAAAGACAGGGAGAACATacttaaaaagtaaataaataaataaaaaaatacttattataattataaatcaatcagttatttaaaaaacacaacaataataacaatactgTTACTTGTTGACCATCACCTGCAACATGTACTTACTGCACTTACTGTTTATTCTTAcatagagctgaaacaattagatGATTTGTCAATctagagcaggggtgtcaaacatacggcccagGGGCCAAAACCGGCCAGCTAAAGGGTCCTGTCAGGCCCACTGggtgactttgcacacctaatagtgatgcacttgtgaagacTAAGAGGTTTCAGGAAAAAGTTTAACACTGAATAGCTCTCTTAATgctgtggttcccaactggtgggtcgtggtccaaaagtgggccGTGGGTTCATTCTAAATGGGTCGCAAATGACTcgcaaacacactgaaacacacttttttttaagtacagtaactTTCCAgcatagagcttttattttgaagtgcttattttttgctgtagagtgagtgtcaaacagacagctgcttgacacagcaaactagctcaataaCGTGGCCAAACGTAGTTATAAGTccgaatgtattaaactgtgtggacctcgaactaatgactaaggtgaaatctggaccctgtggatagaccagttgggaaccactgtcttgATGTAAAATGCTCCCTCAGAGGTTTTTCCACCCTGACTAGAATACAGTTCACTGAAAAAGCAATGCATTCttactgtggtcatatttaaagatatcaaacatggtgcaaaatattgtcaaccagcagcttctgtaCAAAAGAGTCTGTATTAGACAAGTCTTAAAACAATACTGgtggaaccctgctgctgaggcactgcCAAAACTTTTAAAGTTTGTAAATGGTTTATAAGGCAGGGGAAGACTCAACCTGCTTCCTCGATAGCTTCTGCTTTAtgtactttaatgtttttttaattaaactaaaaaaaaggcccatgaactaaaattaGTCTGACACCCCTGATCTAGAGAGAATTAATTGGCAACAATTTTTTATAATGGTTTAATTATTTCAGATGTTTAATCAAGTAAAAATTCCAAGCACCTTctaaaatgtgaggattttctgctcctttgtgcttgatgtcattttgatatttaataataaatatataaatatagctGGGTTTTTCACTGTCAGTCAGACAAAACAGACTAAACAATTAATagttaataaagaaaataatcttaAGTTGCAGCCCCACACTAGTGTTGAACTACATCAGTTGCTGCTGCTTTGGTCCCTCAGAAAAATGTTAAAGTACAGTCTGTTCAgaacatgtatgtgtgtatgagacTGTAAAACTAATTTTCACTTTCCCATGTTGTTTCCTGCAGAGCATGCAGCTCCCCCAAAGAAACCTCCTCGACCCGGAGCCCAGAGCCAAGTGGGCAGCCTGGCCTGTCTAAATACTGGAGACAGTTATAATGACGGAGTCAAggtacacacacagcacacaacaccaacacaacacctgaaacaaaaataaacaggttgcatgtttttaatgctttaatattttccttttatcctctttttttctttggctgctccctcctccccacctcctccttctcctcctcctcctccccatgcACTGCCTTACTGTTGACCTCTAGCCCTGGCGGGTAAGCAGCAcactgattgtgtgtgtttactgtgcgTCTTGTCTGCTAGttgatcacacacacattcatttgaTCCCTTCTTCCGTCGTTTCTTTGATTTCTCTGTCCCAACAAATCAAATTCAGCATTCCAGTCCCCTCTGTAGTGTAGACATCAGTCAGGTGTTGCCATCTTTTCCCCTTAAAACTAACCTCCAAATCTATATAGTCGTGTTTGTTGTCTGAAACTAACAGTATTTAACCCTTTGTCAAACCGGACATTATTTTATGTCAATCACATCCGTTTTTTAggctaaaatgaaaaatattgtcaGAGTGAGTGTGAAATACATTTGATAGATAGAGGAGAGATCCGTTCTTTGTTGCTTTTTCCTGTGTTGTACAGATTGTAGAGCCCTTTGAGccaaatttgtgttttttgacttgccagtaaaaacacagtttgACTTCCTTTAGTCTTCCATGTCAAACACAATCTGCCTGAAGTCTTAAAATCAGCACAGCGGAATGTgctagtttttttgttttgttttttttgacaaacatTTTGCACTTTAGTTGCAGGCCATAATGTGTACAAGGTTCAGAGCTGTAGTGTTGTGACAGCTGGGGGTGACTGATCACCCAAAAATGATCTCCCACCGGAGGGAGGAGTGTGTAGAAGGTGAACGAAAAGAGGCAAAcatatgtaaaaaaataaataaaaataaaaaacatgtttttagtgACAGCTGCTGTAAAGCTAATTTAATAGCAGAAAAAGCAACTGAAACTTTCTATAGTCACAATTTTTAAGTATACACATAAGTAAAGGTCAAATGAGGTCAGgattaaattcattttttttattgattatgtCTTTTTGTACCAGTGTGtcactgccatctagtggccagAATAGGGAACTACATATAACACCACTATGTATCACAGATCTGAAGATATACTTTATAGATCCCGAGGGAAATTTAGGCATCCAGTAGCTTAATGACATGTacaaaacacagatacacacaagaataaaaacagcagtgaaATAATAGTCCAGCCACCAGAGCTACCAGAGAGCTGTAACTATAATAGAGTGTGTGTTAATTGATGTAGCGCAAATGTAAGGTGGTTAAAACAGTAAGAGCAGTGCAAGAATAATGATTGCTGTGGATAATATAACACAAATTAAAGGTAAATATATGCGCAAATACAGATTGGACATAAGGCCAACAGTCAGTAATTTAAAGTCCAGCAAAAGgtgaataaaacatgcaaaaaactAATGAGTGtggaaaaataatatatatatagaataaaatttaaaaaaaatatataaatacaaattcaaattaaatacatgaacaaataaaaatgcaaattgtGCATATAGTTAACAGAGGCAGTAAGTGACAGTCCAGCAACCCAATGACAAATTGCAAATCTtctcacattcattcatttactcaGACATTAGATTACATTTTAATGCACTTATTTAcctttttctgacagtttgttttttgttaagtTACAGCCCTCAGCAGAAACTCCttagttaaacaaaaatataattcatGTACGACTCTGTAATAGTGTAGGATTTGTACAGTCTCATATTTTTCATCAACATTGTCCTGTCTGTGTCATTGCCCGTTCTCACAGACCTGTGGGTTTTTGTTCACTCAGCCTCATTGCTTTTTTGTGCTCACATCATCCAGCTTCAGCCCCAAGAGATCAGCCCACCCCCCACCGCCAATCTGGACCGCTCCAACGACAAGGTGTACGAGAACGTGACAGGATTGGTCAAAGCTGTGATCGAGATGTCAAGCAAGATCCAGCCGGCTCCTCCGGAGGAATACGTTCCCATGGTCAAGGTAACCGAGGCGCTCTAACACATTTATCTcttcagcatttttttctcagacgCTCGCTGAATTTGAGCTGCAAACCCTGACATTAAAGCTTGAAAGCATTACACAGATGAGTGCTTTTCTGTTTATACAGCGTTATGTCATCTTCCCTTGACCACTGTGACACCCTGTTCTAATTAAATGACACCGTGCAGCTCCTTCAGAGGGCTGAATACCTCCCAATGAATAATTTGTGACTCATCTGTTAAGCAGACTCCACAGAGCTGACCTTTTAACCTCACTTGATGTTGCTTTCAAATTGTTGCGATTTAATAATTTAAGTCTCCTCATGAGTCCCTTTAGcttatacttttattttatttatccacGCTGGTTATCTCATCTGTGTAGGAAATATATACTTAGATTCTCCATCTAGTGTTTTCTAAATCTTTTAAtcccatgtttttttaattctgcaTGTATAATCAGTTTTTATAaaggcattttaaatgtgtgtgtgtgtttcaggatgtGGGTCTGGCGTTGAGGACGTTATTGGCCACAGTGGATGAGACATTACCACAACTTCCAGCCAGTACACACAGAGAGGTACAACATACACTCACCATAACTACGCACATACACTCATTTATCTTAAGTAGGTAtaagggctgggcgatataacaACTGTGTacgatatatcgatatattttctAGCAAGATATGAATTTCGACAAAACTGTTTATATTGATATAGGGTCAAGCTGCATTACATAACTtataccagtgtgcatctctcctctctcacactctccgcacagctccaccccacacactcactcacaagttctccagcaacattaagacagacacagagctgctcctctgtttaatctgtctatTAAgtagtctacagtgtgacatcggtctatatgttgcacgtgctacacTAGATCAGTCTGTGAGATAAATGACATTACCGCAGCACACATGCATTCCAGTGCTGcgctgctagtttgtgtgtgaggtggatcatagcgCATCGCCATTCTTCTTGGTAGTTATAGCCTATAGTGTGACATtgagacagcgcctggatgcaggcgacagatgtgtttaaaaaatgcagcgaCAGAACAGACATATACACGGACAAA
This DNA window, taken from Epinephelus moara isolate mb chromosome 6, YSFRI_EMoa_1.0, whole genome shotgun sequence, encodes the following:
- the LOC126391309 gene encoding focal adhesion kinase 1-like isoform X17; translated protein: MEMRRQVTVSWDSGGSDEAPPKPSRPGYPSPRSSEGFYPSPQHPGHYQMAGYPGPHTLPSVPSALYPPQATMVDTHHAHTHPRHHVHTHSHAQHLPHPHGHDMALWGSAMEDRAVDMQQCVGPQCLLMEEQLMIQQQQMEEDQRWLEQEERLLKPDSRSSRGSLDREDGGLQAPTGNQHIYQPVGKPEHAAPPKKPPRPGAQSQVGSLACLNTGDSYNDGVKLQPQEISPPPTANLDRSNDKVYENVTGLVKAVIEMSSKIQPAPPEEYVPMVKDVGLALRTLLATVDETLPQLPASTHREIEMAQKLLNSDLAELIGKMKLAQQYVMTSLQQDYKKQMLTAAHALAVDAKNLLDVIDQSRLKMMSQSRPH